A genomic region of Alnus glutinosa chromosome 11, dhAlnGlut1.1, whole genome shotgun sequence contains the following coding sequences:
- the LOC133882503 gene encoding uncharacterized protein LOC133882503: MAGWIWHHLQLKDKLESHRNCRLCKKPVLGSRGYKCGKCGDFFLHESCPVPTDKIEIEARHDLGSTHHLISMKEVDNNGENKVVCSLCEEPVSGLLGNNGPTIYKCSIPNCSFLLLHEPCAQLPITITTHPLHLLPNHGLVLIPLDETNNREFCCRACGKVFTRGFCYYCGECSDYRLDFKCASRCLNISTADNCNRHAFFPTRNPIQFTCEVCGGESSDVAYLCSNCRLLIHFNCIKFLGSIKVRGHGHSLTCTFSLSKGKKHKCQVCYEEVDTKYAAYCCDDHKCGYIAHLRCAYWLRRDVSETSTVSVEYTTHLVEDSDLKEDEKTGPQEIQHPSHPQHKLIIKK; encoded by the coding sequence ATGGCTGGCTGGATTTGGCATCACTTGCAGCTCAAAGATAAGCTGGAAAGTCATCGGAATTGCAGGCTGTGCAAAAAGCCAGTATTGGGAAGTCGTGGCTACAAATGCGGGAAATGCGGTGATTTTTTCCTTCATGAGTCGTGCCCCGTGCCAACAGACAAGATAGAGATAGAGGCCAGACATGATTTGGGAAGTACACATCACTTGATCTCCATGAAAGAGGTGGACAACAATGGCGAGAATAAAGTTGTTTGCTCATTGTGCGAGGAACCGGTATCGGGTTTGTTAGGTAACAATGGGCCCACCATTTACAAATGCTCCATCCCCAACTGTAGCTTCCTCCTTCTTCATGAACCATGCGCACAACTGCCCATCACGATTACAACACACCCTCTGCACCTCTTACCAAACCACGGCCTTGTTCTCATACCGTTAGATGAGACTAATAATCGTGAATTTTGTTGCCGTGCTTGCGGTAAAGTTTTCACTAGAGGCTTCTGTTACTATTGTGGGGAATGTAGTGATTATAGGCTCGACTTCAAATGTGCTTCTCGTTGTCTAAATATTAGTACAGCTGACAATTGTAACCGACACGCATTCTTCCCCACCCGAAATCCGATCCAATTCACTTGCGAAGTGTGTGGTGGGGAAAGCAGTGACGTTGCCTATCTATGTAGCAATTGTCGACTTCTTATTCACTTTAACTGTATTAAATTTCTAGGCAGCATCAAAGTTAGAGGACACGGTCACTCCCTCACTTGCACCTTCTCTCTTAGTAAAGGCAAAAAGCACAAGTGCCAAGTCTGTTACGAAGAGGTGGATACCAAGTATGCAGCTTACTGTTGTGATGATCACAAGTGTGGCTACATTGCCCACTTACGGTGTGCATATTGGCTTAGGAGGGACGTGAGTGAAACCAGTACTGTTTCCGTTGAGTATACTACTCATTTGGTCGAGGACAGCGATCTAAAAGAGGATGAAAAAACTGGCCCTCAGGAGATCCAACATCCGAGTCATCCTCAAcacaaattaatcattaaaaagtAA